One Alkalicoccus halolimnae DNA segment encodes these proteins:
- a CDS encoding ferritin-like domain-containing protein — translation MDQKMQELIDGLNEDLANEYAAIIMYTYNASVVSGLFRSVLKPFFESEVADESTHALYLSEKIKTLGGTPTTTPAKVEQVTEVRDLLEQAQQAEIETIERYEKRKKQADELNLTELVVKLEDFITDETGHKEEIGRLLQDSRL, via the coding sequence ATGGATCAAAAAATGCAGGAACTTATTGATGGATTAAATGAAGATCTCGCGAACGAATATGCCGCAATAATTATGTACACGTACAACGCTTCGGTTGTTTCCGGACTTTTCCGTTCGGTTCTTAAACCGTTTTTTGAAAGTGAAGTCGCTGACGAAAGCACGCACGCTCTTTATTTATCTGAAAAAATTAAGACGCTCGGCGGCACACCGACAACGACACCGGCAAAAGTTGAACAGGTGACGGAAGTAAGAGACCTGCTCGAACAGGCTCAGCAGGCGGAAATTGAGACAATTGAACGCTATGAAAAACGTAAAAAACAGGCAGATGAACTGAATCTGACCGAGCTTGTCGTGAAACTGGAAGACTTTATTACCGATGAAACCGGTCATAAAGAAGAAATCGGACGGCTCCTTCAGGACAGCCGGCTGTAA
- a CDS encoding carbohydrate ABC transporter permease has protein sequence MKESNLTSKEKAVSAGLIVMFSIISLIALFPVISLVVASLSPATDLMRFGLTAELFFTNFDIENFQTLFSAEAGSYWRWYGNSLIVSGVLIVLSLFFSSMVGYALALYEFKGKRIIFVLVLLILMIPFEILMLPLYTMMINLRLVDSYFGVMLPLIVAPIGVFFFRQYCLGLPKELMESGRVDGCTEFGIFARIMAPLMLPSFAAMAILMGLMSWNNFLWPLVVLRSSDMFTLPVGLATLLTPYGNNYELLFSGSVMAIIPIIILFLFFQRFFIAGLTSGGVKG, from the coding sequence ATGAAGGAGTCAAATCTTACGTCCAAAGAAAAAGCGGTCAGTGCCGGATTAATAGTCATGTTCAGTATCATATCTCTCATTGCACTTTTTCCGGTTATATCACTTGTAGTAGCCTCCTTAAGTCCTGCAACTGACTTAATGAGGTTTGGGTTGACAGCAGAACTGTTCTTCACCAATTTTGATATCGAGAATTTCCAGACGCTTTTCAGTGCTGAAGCGGGATCGTATTGGAGATGGTACGGCAATAGTTTGATTGTGTCTGGTGTTTTGATAGTTTTATCCTTGTTTTTTTCCTCGATGGTCGGGTACGCCCTTGCTTTATATGAGTTTAAGGGGAAGCGGATTATCTTTGTCCTTGTACTGCTTATTTTAATGATTCCATTTGAGATTCTAATGCTTCCTCTTTATACGATGATGATAAATCTGAGGCTGGTGGATTCCTATTTCGGCGTGATGCTTCCATTGATTGTAGCACCAATCGGTGTTTTCTTCTTTCGGCAGTACTGCCTTGGTCTTCCTAAAGAACTGATGGAATCGGGGAGAGTGGACGGATGTACAGAGTTCGGTATTTTTGCGCGGATTATGGCACCGTTAATGCTCCCTTCGTTTGCTGCAATGGCTATACTGATGGGACTGATGAGCTGGAATAACTTTCTCTGGCCGCTCGTTGTCCTGCGTTCAAGTGACATGTTTACGCTGCCTGTAGGGCTGGCTACTCTGCTTACCCCTTACGGCAACAATTATGAATTACTGTTTTCCGGGTCTGTAATGGCGATCATTCCCATCATTATTTTGTTCCTTTTCTTTCAGCGTTTCTTCATCGCCGGCCTTACATCCGGTGGAGTTAAGGGATAA
- a CDS encoding glycoside hydrolase family 43 protein: protein MKNSIRNPVLPGFNADPSILRTGEDYYIAVSTFEWFPGVRIYHSRDLKNWAFAASPLTRTTQLDMKGNMNSGGVWAPDLSFDDGKYYLIYTDVKQWHGAYKDAHNYLVTADSIEGPWSDPVYLNSSGFDPSLFHDDDGSKWLVNMIWDYRSDRNSFAGIVLQELDKETGRLKGQAKTIYTGTDIKLTEGPHVYKKDGWYYLLVAEGGTRYDHAETVARSRNLDGPYETDPDYPLLTSRGNEELPLQKAGHASLVETQNGEWYLAHLCGRPLKDKYCTLGRETALQKVVWTEDGWPRLAQGGHFPDEFIEGPDLPEVPIPSEPVRDSFDEGTLRGVWNSLRVPPDESWCSLNARKGSLRLYGRESLSSVHQQSLIARRQTAFTCRFNTELTFFPSSFQQKAGLVVYYDTEDHVYLHVTYHEEKGRVLQIIRTIQGQYEEVLLPPQRIPAEGPIELSGKIEKNLLRFFYKHQNSADWTPIGNWMDTTHMSDDSAEDVRFTGTFVGMACQDYNGESLPADFNYFEYETFEEK from the coding sequence TTGAAGAATTCTATTCGGAATCCGGTTCTTCCCGGCTTTAATGCAGATCCATCCATCCTCAGGACAGGAGAGGACTATTATATTGCAGTATCCACTTTCGAATGGTTTCCGGGCGTCCGGATTTACCATTCCCGGGATTTGAAAAACTGGGCCTTTGCGGCAAGTCCATTAACAAGGACAACACAGCTCGACATGAAAGGAAACATGAATTCCGGAGGGGTGTGGGCACCGGATTTGAGCTTTGACGATGGGAAATATTACTTAATATATACCGATGTAAAACAGTGGCACGGCGCATATAAAGATGCACATAATTACCTTGTCACAGCTGACTCCATAGAAGGCCCTTGGTCTGACCCTGTCTACCTGAACAGCAGCGGGTTTGATCCCTCTTTGTTTCATGACGACGATGGAAGCAAGTGGCTTGTGAATATGATTTGGGATTACAGGTCCGACAGAAATTCCTTCGCGGGAATCGTACTGCAGGAGCTGGACAAAGAAACAGGCAGATTGAAAGGACAGGCCAAGACCATTTATACCGGGACAGATATCAAATTGACGGAAGGCCCGCACGTATACAAAAAAGATGGATGGTATTACCTGCTGGTCGCAGAGGGCGGCACCCGTTATGACCACGCAGAAACGGTGGCACGCTCCAGAAATCTTGATGGTCCATATGAAACAGACCCTGACTACCCGCTGTTAACTTCACGGGGTAACGAAGAACTTCCTCTGCAGAAAGCGGGGCATGCCAGTCTTGTAGAGACGCAGAATGGAGAATGGTATTTAGCCCACCTCTGCGGTCGTCCACTCAAAGATAAATACTGTACACTCGGAAGAGAGACAGCGCTCCAGAAAGTTGTCTGGACAGAAGATGGATGGCCGAGACTCGCGCAGGGAGGGCATTTCCCTGATGAATTTATTGAAGGGCCGGATCTGCCGGAAGTACCCATTCCTTCCGAGCCTGTTAGGGACAGCTTCGATGAAGGAACGCTCCGTGGGGTCTGGAATTCCCTTCGTGTTCCGCCGGACGAATCATGGTGCAGTCTTAATGCGCGGAAAGGTTCGCTTCGATTATATGGTCGTGAATCGCTATCCTCCGTCCATCAACAGTCACTGATTGCACGGAGGCAGACAGCATTTACATGCCGTTTCAATACGGAATTAACATTCTTCCCTTCGTCATTCCAGCAGAAGGCAGGGCTGGTGGTGTATTATGACACCGAAGATCACGTGTATCTCCATGTGACATATCATGAGGAAAAAGGAAGGGTGCTCCAGATCATTCGAACGATTCAGGGACAGTATGAAGAGGTGCTGCTTCCACCTCAGCGTATTCCTGCCGAAGGCCCGATTGAACTAAGCGGGAAAATAGAAAAGAATCTTCTCCGGTTTTTCTATAAACACCAGAATTCGGCTGACTGGACTCCAATAGGGAACTGGATGGATACGACACATATGTCGGATGACTCTGCTGAAGATGTACGTTTCACAGGAACTTTCGTTGGAATGGCCTGCCAGGATTACAACGGAGAAAGTCTGCCTGCCGATTTTAATTATTTTGAATATGAAACGTTTGAAGAGAAATAG
- a CDS encoding carbohydrate ABC transporter permease, whose amino-acid sequence MEKAVEGTKTKKRRSSILYSKKAAPYIFVSPFIISFLLLSLYPFISAINMSFQSVLPGQTEYIGLSNFERVFNPVFFTALQNTTVYVIWTVIILTIIPMIFAVFLNSRLIRFTNFFRAAIFIPALTSVIVAGTIFRMIFGESDAAFANQVVQLLGFDAVEWRYGAGTAMFLMVALASWRWMGVNVLYYLAALQNVSKDLYEAADIDGANIWQKFRNVTFPAIKPIFIFLSTITTINGFRMFEESFVFFETSSPGNIGLTIVGYIYEEGIQRNDMGFGAAIGIVLLAIIFVVSIVQLYLTGAFKKEDE is encoded by the coding sequence ATGGAAAAGGCAGTGGAAGGCACGAAAACAAAAAAACGGCGGTCTTCTATTCTTTACTCGAAAAAGGCGGCCCCGTACATCTTTGTGTCGCCGTTTATCATTTCATTTCTATTACTGTCACTTTATCCGTTCATCAGTGCCATCAATATGAGTTTTCAGAGTGTGCTTCCAGGTCAGACTGAATATATAGGGCTCTCAAATTTTGAAAGGGTTTTCAATCCGGTGTTTTTTACGGCACTTCAGAACACTACCGTTTATGTAATATGGACAGTCATCATTTTGACCATCATACCGATGATTTTTGCAGTCTTTCTGAATTCCCGGCTGATCCGCTTTACGAACTTTTTCAGGGCTGCTATCTTTATTCCGGCTTTGACCTCTGTCATTGTAGCCGGTACTATTTTCAGGATGATTTTTGGAGAATCCGATGCAGCTTTTGCAAACCAGGTCGTCCAGCTCTTAGGATTTGATGCTGTAGAATGGCGCTACGGAGCTGGAACAGCAATGTTTCTCATGGTAGCACTTGCATCCTGGAGATGGATGGGGGTAAACGTCCTTTACTACCTTGCTGCCCTTCAGAATGTCAGTAAAGATTTATATGAGGCGGCAGATATCGATGGCGCCAATATCTGGCAGAAGTTCAGAAATGTGACCTTTCCTGCGATTAAGCCTATTTTTATCTTTTTATCAACTATTACCACGATTAATGGTTTTCGGATGTTTGAGGAAAGCTTTGTATTTTTCGAAACCTCTTCTCCCGGTAATATAGGTCTGACCATTGTTGGTTATATTTATGAGGAAGGGATCCAGCGCAACGACATGGGCTTTGGAGCAGCGATCGGGATTGTCCTTCTTGCAATTATTTTTGTGGTAAGTATCGTGCAGCTTTATCTTACTGGAGCCTTTAAAAAGGAGGATGAGTGA
- a CDS encoding alpha-N-arabinofuranosidase codes for MKKAGVLLDKGAVISKVDERVYGSFIEHMGRAVYGGIFEPGHPEADEQGFRKDVLSLINQLQVPIIRYPGGNMVSAYNWEDGTGPKEDRPRKLDLAWQVVETNQFGTNEFADFAKKAGSEVMMAVNLGTRGIDAARNLVEYCNHTGGSYWSDLRQAHGYPDPHQIKTWCLGNEMDGPWQIGQKTAEEYGRLAAETGKAMKQVDPSIELVTCGSSGAGMPTFPEWEAVTMEHTYEIADYVSLHQYFGNPDNDSQNYLASTMELERFIQTVTSVCDYLKAKKRSKKTMMLSFDEWNVWYHSSEQDKKLERWQTAPPQLEDRYNMEDALLVGGILITFLKHADRIKMACMAQLVNVIAPIVTENGGGSWKQTIYYPYMHASVFGRGVSLQAIVSSPAFDTKEFTDVPYVDTAVVWNEEKEELAVFLLNRHLEEDVLVRYSLKDFTGYQVTEHLVLEHDNLKMENTIGEQNVKPHRNGQSEWDGTELEVKANKASWNVVRLKLNS; via the coding sequence ATGAAAAAAGCAGGAGTCCTACTCGATAAAGGAGCAGTTATTTCAAAAGTGGATGAGAGGGTATACGGCTCGTTCATTGAACATATGGGGCGGGCTGTTTATGGAGGTATCTTTGAACCCGGGCATCCGGAAGCAGATGAACAGGGATTCCGTAAAGATGTCCTTTCTCTTATCAATCAGCTGCAGGTGCCGATTATCCGCTATCCGGGCGGGAATATGGTTTCTGCCTACAACTGGGAGGATGGTACAGGACCGAAGGAAGACCGTCCGAGAAAACTTGATCTTGCCTGGCAGGTTGTAGAAACAAATCAGTTCGGGACAAATGAATTTGCTGATTTTGCAAAGAAAGCCGGTTCAGAAGTCATGATGGCGGTCAACTTGGGGACGAGAGGGATAGATGCTGCGAGAAACCTCGTTGAATACTGCAATCACACCGGTGGATCCTACTGGAGTGATTTAAGGCAGGCACACGGTTATCCCGACCCTCACCAGATTAAAACATGGTGTCTCGGAAATGAAATGGACGGGCCCTGGCAGATTGGGCAGAAAACAGCAGAAGAGTACGGCCGGCTGGCAGCGGAAACCGGAAAAGCGATGAAGCAGGTCGATCCTTCCATTGAACTGGTGACATGCGGCAGTTCAGGGGCCGGAATGCCGACGTTCCCCGAATGGGAAGCGGTGACGATGGAACATACTTATGAAATAGCAGACTATGTCTCCCTGCATCAGTACTTCGGCAACCCGGACAACGATTCCCAGAATTACCTTGCAAGTACGATGGAACTGGAACGTTTCATTCAGACTGTCACATCTGTCTGCGACTATTTAAAAGCAAAAAAACGAAGTAAAAAAACGATGATGCTCAGCTTTGATGAGTGGAACGTATGGTATCACTCGAGTGAGCAGGATAAGAAGCTCGAACGCTGGCAGACAGCTCCTCCACAGCTTGAGGACCGCTATAATATGGAAGATGCGCTGCTTGTAGGGGGAATTCTTATCACTTTCCTGAAGCATGCGGACCGGATTAAAATGGCCTGCATGGCTCAGCTCGTTAACGTGATTGCTCCAATCGTGACGGAAAACGGAGGAGGTTCCTGGAAGCAGACGATCTATTATCCATATATGCACGCTTCTGTTTTTGGGCGCGGTGTGTCCCTTCAAGCTATCGTCTCGTCTCCTGCATTTGATACGAAAGAATTCACTGACGTTCCTTATGTTGATACAGCGGTAGTGTGGAATGAAGAAAAAGAAGAATTGGCTGTCTTTCTGCTGAACAGACATCTTGAAGAAGATGTGCTCGTCCGTTATTCCCTGAAAGATTTCACAGGATATCAGGTTACAGAGCATCTCGTGTTGGAACACGATAATCTGAAAATGGAAAATACGATAGGGGAGCAGAACGTAAAGCCTCACCGTAACGGCCAGTCGGAATGGGACGGTACGGAGCTGGAAGTGAAAGCGAACAAAGCTTCCTGGAACGTTGTCCGGCTCAAGCTGAATTCATAA
- a CDS encoding YesL family protein, whose amino-acid sequence MTAKVEEALRFISKFALLNVVWIGFSVAGLVVFGLFPATYALFVTARQWVRSGNEVPVVKPFLTIYKANFIRSNVCGWLLLSAGALLYMNYQVISQSEGAVPFPVVVAFLFVVSLYLLVLVTVVPVSVHFQEQGVMQTLASTLRFIFGRLHIALLFGVILWGGIYLSLAFPAVIVFFSGSVLAYMLMWFFDRSMEKIQVQQHA is encoded by the coding sequence TTGACTGCAAAGGTGGAGGAAGCCCTACGGTTTATTAGTAAGTTTGCGTTGTTAAACGTTGTCTGGATTGGATTCAGTGTTGCAGGACTCGTCGTGTTCGGTCTTTTCCCGGCAACGTACGCCCTCTTTGTTACTGCCCGCCAGTGGGTCCGCAGCGGAAACGAAGTGCCGGTAGTGAAACCGTTCCTTACAATTTATAAAGCGAATTTCATCCGGTCCAACGTCTGCGGATGGCTGCTGCTCAGTGCAGGCGCCCTGCTGTATATGAATTATCAGGTGATCAGTCAGTCTGAGGGTGCCGTGCCGTTTCCGGTTGTCGTTGCATTTCTTTTCGTCGTCAGCCTCTACCTGCTCGTACTGGTTACCGTAGTGCCGGTCTCCGTGCACTTTCAGGAGCAGGGAGTAATGCAGACGCTGGCCAGCACGTTACGGTTTATCTTCGGACGGCTGCACATCGCTCTATTGTTTGGAGTTATTCTGTGGGGAGGCATCTATTTGTCTCTTGCCTTTCCTGCCGTCATTGTCTTTTTCTCAGGAAGTGTTCTGGCCTATATGTTGATGTGGTTTTTCGATCGTTCTATGGAAAAAATACAAGTGCAGCAGCACGCTTAA